The Drosophila mauritiana strain mau12 chromosome 2R, ASM438214v1, whole genome shotgun sequence genome has a segment encoding these proteins:
- the LOC117137044 gene encoding LYR motif-containing protein 2: protein MSKLPKASLSLKQFMLRHEVLKLYREIFRTIRQVPDKNSQLELKSWARHDFQTNRHQSDEVAIKMLLQHGRRSLTELRTSLQLSGVSEGK, encoded by the exons ATGTCCAAGTTACCGAAAGCATCACTTAGTTTGAAGCAG TTTATGCTGCGTCATGAAGTACTGAAGCTCTACCGGGAAATATTTCGAACGATTCGTCAGGTTCCCGACAAAAACAGCCAGCTGGAGCTAAAATCCTGGGCACGGCACGACTTCCAGACGAATCGCCATCAAAGTGACGAAGTGGCCATCAAGATGCTCCTTCAGCACGGCAGACGCAGCCTTACAGAACTAAGGACCAGCCTTCAACTGAGCGGGGTGAGCGAGGGCAAATAG
- the LOC117137043 gene encoding uncharacterized protein LOC117137043, translating into MACVSCISGVAAGYLFMTSLSGVSEAVKIVWTTGSALYALSALLLIIAVWKFIKWLAYPYMCMLLMAIAVYTMILQWLLKNLPAAVFSSVAISFIFLGVALNMTKNLEELRTSL; encoded by the exons ATGGCCTGCGTATCCTGTATATCGGGCGTGGCTGCCGGCTACCTTTTTATGACCAGCTTATCAGGCGTCTCTGAGGCGGTAAAGATTGTGTGGACCACCGGATCGGCTCTCTATGCATTATCCGCGCTCCTGTTGATTATTGCAGTTTGGAAG TTCATTAAATGGCTGGCCTATCCATACATGTGCATGCTGCTCATGGCCATTGCCGTCTACACGATGATCTTGCAGTGGTTACTCAAGAACCTACCGGCTGCCGTTTTTTCATCCGTGGCCATCAGCTTTATATTCCTTGGAGTGGCTTTGAACATGACCAAAAACCTGGAAGAACTACGCACATCTTTATAA
- the LOC117137042 gene encoding membrane-bound transcription factor site-2 protease: protein MDPLVFFIVLASLYGVLYFFDRFFKSCMHYPYDAFLKNTGLSINFMSLHWHTSAFNRTLLRWGSAGNSCTRRVMITSFNVGVLVTFSLLPIGLILLIATIFSSGEQDSSSSVSSPVGVPVQLEILLPGVNLPLEEIGYYITTLVLCLVVHEMGHALAAVMEDVPVTGFGIKFIFCLPLAYTELSHDHLNSLRWFRKLRVLCAGIWHNFVFAGVCYLLISTVGITMSPLYAYNQHVVVTELTRKSPLRGERGLQVDNQITQVNGCPVNSEESWVTCLQNSLKLKPGYCVSADFVQLNDESSAISHHSIDGQLQCCDELNPNVSCFEVVEDANGDVPVELPQHVCLNVRRTLEEVTEHCSSGVCNEGFCLRPLIRNITAIMTFKRQNFRGEKLPPVIYVGHPWDVTRTVEVSAFVPRYSLLKAAWPDSWLLLLKYNVVFSIGLALINAIPCFGFDGAHITSTVIHSFLVGRVDQHAKRDIISLIITSVGSLLFALALLKVAWLSFLRPLL from the exons ATGGATCCCTTGGTGTTCTTCATAGTGCTGGCATCGCTTTATGGCGTTCTTTACTTTTTCGACCGCTTCTTCAAG AGTTGCATGCACTACCCGTACGATGCCTTCCTCAAGAACACCGGGCTGAGTATAAATTTCATGAGCCTCCACTGGCACACGAGTGCCTTTAACAGGACCCTCCTCCGCTGGGGATCTGCCGGTAACAGCTGCACCCGGAGAGTAATGATCACCAGCTTCAATGTGGGAGTGCTAGTCACTTTTTCGCTGCTCCCGATCGGTCTCATCCTGCTCATTGCCACTATCTTCAGCAGTGGTGAACAAGACAGCTCTTCATCTGTATCTTCGCCCGTTGGAGTCCCCGTGCAGCTGGAAATTCTACTGCCTGGCGTTAACTTGCCGTTGGAGGAGATCGGATACTACATCACAACCCTTGTGCTTTGCCTGGTGGTGCACGAGATGGGACACGCCCTGGCCGCTGTGATGGAGGATGTGCCTGTCACCGGGTTTGGAATAAAG ttCATCTTCTGCCTGCCGTTGGCGTACACGGAACTCTCCCACGACCACTTAAACAGTCTTCGTTGGTTTCGCAAGCTTCGTGTTCTGTGCGCTGGAATCTGGCATAATTTTGTGTTCGCCGGCGTGTGCTATCTCTTAATCTCAACGGTGGGAATCACCATGTCACCTTTGTACGCTTACAACCAACACGTAGTGGTCACCGAACTAACAAGGAAATCCCCGCTGAGAGGAGAGCGCGGCTTGCAGGTGGACAATCAAATAACCCAAGTAAACGGCTGCCCAGTCAACAGCGAGGAGAGTTGGGTGACATGCCTACAGAACTCTCTGAAGCTCAAGCCGGGCTACTGTGTGAGTGCGGATTTCGTGCAGCTTAACGACGAAAGCAGCGCTATCTCACATCACAGCATTGATGGCCAGCTACAGTGCTGTGATGAACTGAATCCGAACGTGAGTTGCTTCGAGGTGGTGGAGGATGCAAATGGAGATGTGCCGGTGGAGCTGCCGCAGCATGTATGTCTCAATGTGCGCCGCACTTTGGAGGAGGTCACCGAGCACTGCTCGTCCGGAGTCTGCAACGAGGGATTCTGCCTGCGACCGCTTATACGAAATATCACTGCCATAATGACGTTCAAGCGACAGAATTTTCGCGGAGAGAAGCTGCCGCCGGTGATCTATGTGGGCCATCCATGGGATGTCACTCGAACTGTGGAGGTATCCGCCTTTGTGCCGAGATATAGCTTATTAAAGGCGGCCTGGCCGGATTCCTGGCTACTACTCCTCAAGTACAACGTGGTCTTCAGCATAGGGTTGGCGCTGATCAATGCCATTCCCTGCTTTGGTTTCGATGGCGCCCACATCACCAGCACCGTGATACACAGCTTCTTGGTGGGCAGAGTGGATCAGCATGCCAAGAGGGATATCATCTCGTTGATAATCACCAGTGTGGGTTCCCTTCTTTTTGCACTGGCCCTGCTTAAGGTGGCCTGGCTGAGTTTTCTGCGACCCCTGCTTTAA
- the LOC117137685 gene encoding monocarboxylate transporter 12 — protein MSSLQRDWHLQGSRGSVYCASEPDPTGGVQYESGGRLLHTKTAEGSGGGAGVDGSGGGVGLECGSLFSVVSAPPAPLPDIVVPTELDGKHMESAAFRSGCCSPNASPMRRPATLSLDTQCCPRTLHASLLEHQISELEEDDNENLLTVSSITARPLIAKSHELRSSRKSGSSSGSGLNTARSRCVRRAKERERDRVTVARRSKQVVKDRDSSTTTTESGGPNVEPPDGGYGWFIVFGAFSVQFWVAGLVKSYGVLYVEIMETFPSSTATVASWIPAILSALCLVLAPLSSALCQRFSCRTVVFVGGIFCAMGMILSYFATSLLHLLLTFGVLTGIGGGLSTTPGIVIVSQYFDKHRALANGICVSGTAAGSFILPVLIKHLAENCGFHGTILILGGCMLHVCVSATLYRPISAYTDQDSGQGQEETAKPLNEDINPSTTGILTTSTYLDTCDVGAGHELSDKFIEHLFLEESKNHLNYYASKQPAQDKSAQESDDEVKDIIGETTFIKPMKKVRSSGLLHSVEDLSTDSTWVYRKHSGTDSNRGSRRRRNVFANDEVISKIQAHLEKPLSPPSVVSRGLSKSMEIPTPVSNLSDLKQQPVEQAELGILDSQLVESIIDGDCHLAADEDDDDDEEQGPRTCCERIEMYLDISLLQDPSFILMCLSVTLMSVGCPYMLYYLPAHVISIGYNKSEAGYLVAISAVLDLIGRLGLGWLCDLQLFDRKKTYTLCILGAGCAVLTIPFAKTLVLVGLSAAVYGLCLGSWYVLMPVLLADVFGTDRISSSYGLVRMFQSIGAISVPPLAGLMRDLSGDYEICFYCMGSCMVLGTTPLIVWSILEARNHRLFVQREEEECEEA, from the exons ATGTCGTCCCTACAGCGTGACTGGCATTTACAG GGTTCCCGGGGATCGGTTTACTGCGCGAGTGAACCGGACCCAACTGGTGGAGTCCAGTACGAGTCGGGAGGGCGCCTTCTCCACACGAAGACGGCTGAGGGCTCCGGCGGAGGGGCGGGCGTGGACGGGTCCGGTGGCGGAGTCGGCCTCGAATGCGGCTCCCTGTTCTCGGTGGTATCAGCGCCGCCGGCTCCACTGCCCGACATCGTTGTGCCCACCGAGCTGGATGGCAAGCACATGGAGTCCGCCGCCTTCCGCTCCGGATGCTGTTCACCCAACGCCTCGCCCATGCGACGACCCGCCACCCTCAGCCTGGACACGCAATGCTGTCCGAGGACCCTGCACGCCAGCCTGCTGGAGCATCAGATCTCCGAGCTGGAGGAGGATGACAATGAGAACCTGCTGACCGTGTCCAGCATCACGGCGCGACCGTTGATTGCCAAATCGCATGAGCTTCGCAGCAGTCGGAAGTCGGGTTCGAGTTCCGGATCGGGCTTGAATACGGCCCGGAGCAGGTGCGTCCGCCGGGCCAAGGAGCGTGAGCGGGATCGCGTGACCGTCGCCAGGCGTAGCAAGCAAGTGGTCAAGGATCGGGACTCCTCAACGACCACAACGGAGAGCGGTGGTCCGAATGTGGAGCCACCGGACGGCGGTTACGGTTGGTTCATCGTCTTCGGGGCCTTCTCTGTGCAATTCTGGGTGGCCGGACTGGTCAAGTCGTACGGCGTGCTGTATGTGGAGATCATGGAGACATTTCCGAGCTCTACGGCCACAGTGGCCTCCTGGATTCCAGCTATCCTGTCGGCTCTCTGTTTGGTCCTGGCCCCGCTGTCGAGTGCTCTTTGCCAGCGATTCTCCTGCCGAACGGTGGTCTTCGTCGGCGGCATTTTCTGCGCCATGGGCATGATACTGAGCTACTTTGCCACCAGTCTGCTGCACCTCCTCCTAACATTTGGCGTTCTCACAG GTATTGGTGGTGGCCTTTCGACTACTCCGGGAATAGTGATAGTGTCCCAATACTTTGACAAGCACCGTGCATTGGCAAATGGAATCTGCGTGTCGGGCACTGCCGCCGGCAGCTTCATCCTACCCGTGCTGATAAAGCACCTCGCGGAGAACTGTGGCTTCCACGGCACCATTCTGATCCTGGGCGGCTGCATGCTTCATGTGTGCGTTTCGGCAACTCTTTACCGCCCAATCAGTGCTTACACGGATCAGGACTCGGGCCAGGGACAGGAAGAGACGGCAAAGCCCCTGAACGAAGACATCAATCCGAGCACCACGGGCATTCTGACCACATCCACCTACCTGGACACCTGCGATGTGGGTGCGGGCCACGAGCTGAGCGACAAGTTTATCGAGCATCTGTTCCTGGAGGAGTCAAAGAACCACCTGAACTACTATGCCAGCAAGCAGCCAG CCCAGGACAAGTCAGCGCAGGAGAGCGACGATGAGGTAAAGGATATTATTGGCGAGACCACTTTCATCAAGCCCATGAAGAAGGTGCGCAGTTCTGGATTGCTCCACTCCGTCGAAGATCTGAGCACGGACTCCACTTGGGTCTATCGCAAGCACTCCGGCACTGACTCCAATCGCGGAAGTCGTCGTCGGCGCAATGTCTTTGCCAACGACGAGGTGATCTCCAAGATCCAAGCCCACTTGGAGAAGCCTCTTTCGCCGCCGAGTGTGGTCAGTCGCGGACTCAGCAAGAGCATGGAGATACCCACTCCGGTTAGCAACCTCAGTGATCTCAAGCAGCAGCCGGTGGAGCAGGCGGAGCTCGGCATTCTAGACTCCCAGCTGGTGGAGTCCATTATCGATGGCGACTGCCACCTTGCCGCCGATgaggatgacgacgacgacgaagaGCAGGGACCACGCACTTGCTGCGAGCGCATCGAGATGTACCTGGACATCAGTCTGCTGCAGGACCCGAGCTTTATCCTGATGTGCCTATCCGTCACCTTGATGTCCGTCGGCTGTCCCTACATGTTGTACTATCTGCCCGCCCACGTTATTTCAATAG GATACAATAAAAGTGAGGCTGGATACCTGGTGGCCATCAGCGCGGTCCTAGATTTGATTGGGCGCCTTGGACTCGGCTGGCTGTGCGACCTGCAGCTATTCGATCGCAAGAAGACCTACACCTTGTG CATTTTGGGCGCCGGATGTGCCGTGCTCACAATTCCCTTCGCCAAGACTCTGGTCTTAGTAGGTCTATCGGCCGCTGTCTATGGACTGTGCCTGGGTAGCTGGTATGTCCTTATGCCGGTCCTCCTTGCGGACGTCTTTGGCACGGACAGGATCAGTTCGAGCTACGGGCTGGTGAGGATGTTCCAGAGCATCGGGGCCATATCGGTGCCGCCGCTGGCAGGACTGATGCGAGATCTTTCCGGGGACTACGAGATATGCTTCTACTGCATGGGATCCTGCATGGTACTCGGGACCACTCCGCTGATCGTGTGGTCCATCCTGGAGGCCCGCAACCATCGCTTGTTTGTTCAgcgcgaggaggaggagtgcgaAGAGGCCTAG